In the genome of Stomoxys calcitrans chromosome 4, idStoCalc2.1, whole genome shotgun sequence, the window GCTTTATCTAATGCTGGGAGATTGTATGACTCTCTGGTTTGTGAGGTAACTATTGCAAATCCTTAACTTTTCAAATTCATACATTTATTGCTTTCATGGTGGCAGATTACCCCGGAGACATACGACTACTATCCGCGCTATCTTTGCAATAGTTGTTGCCTACAAATGAAATTGTTTAAGAAACTTAGAGACAAGGCCCTTAATACCTTAAAAATGTTGGAGGGGCTATACGAAGAGGATGTGTTACCACAAAAAGAAGAGAAACTCCTAAGCGACGATGAGGAGGTATATAATGAAGAGCAAATAACAATAGAAGATTTGGTGGAGGAGGAGAATGTGAGTGTTGACGCAAGTCTTAAAGAGGTTTCATATATAAGTACACAGACAGAAATCTGCATAAAAGGAGAATCGGAAAACGTACTCTCAGAGGGCGTATTTTTAATTCCAGTGTCTATACAGAAGACAACAATAAATGAAACAGACCCCATACAATTGAATCCAACAAACGAAGACATGAAAACTGAGGAGGATGAAGCCATTTCAGAAGCTGCCGAATTAGCCCATTGTGCAGGGCTAGATAAATCAGATTATGTACTTGAGATATATAAAGTACTGGATGATGGTGCAACGCAAACTACAATCAGCCAATCTGAAGCGGACACAAATGATTTAGAAAATTATGTGATGGAAGATAACCTAGGCTCGCAAATTGATGAAAGCGAAGAGCAATGTTTAGATAGGAGCACTCTTGCCACCTCCGAAGGGGAGGATTTAAGAGAAATCTCTAAAATTCGCAGTAAAATAGGCATACCCTttcatgaaaaaaataaaatgtattcttGTACCGAATGCAGTGAATTGTTTTCCTGTTCTAGGCAATTCAAACATCATAAAACTTATGTTCATGTACAAACCTATGCTTGCAAGGTATGTTCGACTATCTTAAAGTCATCACGGGGTCTTGCTACTCATATGAAGCTCCATGATAAGAATCCTGCATACAGCTGTGAAATGTGCCAAAAGACATTTTCACAAAAAGCCCACTTTGAATATCACATGAATAGGCACAACAATATAAGGCAATTTCAGTGTGATCAGTGCGAAAAAGCATTCTTAACAAAATCAGATCTTAGATCTCATCAGAGGCGTCACAACACGAATTATCGGCCTCATGTTTGTCATACCTGTGGAAAATCGTATATATCAGCCGAGCATTTGCGAACACATGCCCTTAAACATACGAATATTAGCTTCAGGTGTGACCATTGTCCACAACAATTTGCCAATCCCAAAACACTAAGACAGCATGTGAGTTCTATACATGCGGCAGAACCAAgatttaaatgtgaaatttgtatgaaaccATTTCGACGGAAACATCACTTACAGGTATGAATTATTTTCTCCACACATGTgagttttcttataaaaaaatttggttgaaCATTTTATAGTATCATATGAGATTGCATCCGGGATATAATTCTAACTATGAAAGATTTGATATTGATAATCCTGATGAAATGTCTAGCAATGTAGATGATGAAGATGATATTATAAAGGATCCTGGATTCGTGGCATTGGATGGGGATACCATtttaatgtaaataaaaaacTATAAAGAGAAATATGtaagaattatttttaaaaataaaaacgttcTGTTACATTGGAGACAGTTCTCTCCGGATTGCAACTTAGAATATATTTAATAATTAGTTGACCTTTTTCAATAGCATCTGGACTTCTCCACATACCACTCACTACCCACAATGAGGTTCTTTTTTCCTGCAGAAGTGGCTTCCATCTGtaacttaaggtttgaaaacCCCTTCTCTGAATTGTGTGTCATACAGCCAGTACAGGGATGTACATGGAAGCCACTTTCATGAAGGGATGGCTACTACTAGATCTTCATTGCTTAGCGGCGGAAGAAGTTAAATATCTATACTGCTACTAGCAAGAATATAGCATCCACCCACGGTAatggttgatgttgttgtagccacattttcatgtggaggaggCGATCCttttcaagctcctgtaggtgagcaaactcgttccgatccaaaggatCGATTACCTctgctcgataccgctaattgACTGCCGTTACAGCCAATTcacatggagcattccactatccgcaacattTGGACGAGCCCGGTAGCCCACAGCTGAGCtactcgtgacagcaatgaacaccgcaCAGATCGAATCTCAACGTTCCAGCCTGGGTGGTGATGACAGGTGGACAACATCTACAGTCCTCCGGCCATCAGGGGGACATGCAGAGGCTAATGGTGGAGATTCATCTGCAGAGAACGGACCATGGGAAgtgttcaaaaattttataccactgttgcgttagcctcattGTCTGTGTACAAAACAAGCTACAATTTCCAGAATTCAATTAAGGAAGTCTCTCTTACTATACTAGAGGTTAAGCGCTTCTCgcgctttttttgttttcattttggcAGCTTTGAGACTTGTGGTGATCAGAAAGTGGATAGaaaataggagcaggtcataccatcgcgggaCTTATTGAAAACCTGGATGGATTGGAACAGGTTTCAGATCAGATACCAGAAATCATACTTAAGGTCGAATGTCAGACGCTGCTGACAGCAGCACGTTTTCGGATTCGTATTCATACTACACGGACGGATCAAAGCTAAAAGACAGAGTGCGtgtgggagtctacattgaggacAGATGGACTAAAATCGGTTTCTGACAGTCTGAcaataatacgatcctgcagccGGAGATCCGGGTGACCACAAAATGTGTGAGGTAGTATTGTATTAAAGCGAGGACGTTAGATATGAACATCATTGGATGGCCATCAGGGTTATAGCAATAGCTATGGGCGTGGGCACTGCGGAAGAGTAAAAGGGTCGGTAAGGCAGCAAAAATTCTACGGATCGGagtagacgaggctattactggcaggaagtaagaaggaaggtATCATTCATGCTTAACAGACTCTGGCACTTAATtggggacacaatgccagaTTTGAAGTAACTTATGTCTACagtgcggattaatatcctcacACTTATTTCAATCTAACGTAACAGTTTCCAAAAGTTGTTGCAAATTTTTAACTCCAATATAGAATACCCAAACacaagaataaaaaaattaaaatgaaagctCGAAAACAAACCGGAATGTTTCATATGTAAAATACATACAACTAATTAGTAACATCTACTAAGTGAAAAAAGCGCAACAAGAAACTAAACAAACTAGTACGACAACAAATAGTGTATGGTGCAAAGTGCCATCTCTTGATTAAGATTAGATGATTTGATTTACAAAATGacattaggtctgttcgcgtaattttccagtaaaattttgcaaaagagtAAGCGCAGTCTTTACTCTCTTTtgcatttatttgaattaaacagttgttcgatgctgcaaacTTCTGCTGGAAAAAACATCCAGTAGAAACTAGGCAAACTTATATAAGGTAAAGTCAATAGCCGAGCTGATGGAATTTTCCAatggtatccaaatctggattttaaagtttttttacattttttatctTTTCACATTTGCGGCACCACCACCTTAGGGTTGCTCTTTTGTTATTTATCTCCCGGCACgaaaactatgagcaccacacaggctggaacttagAGTTCCGATctttgtggtgttcattgttatcgcAAGAAGctcagctgcgagctaccgggcgcgaccATAGGTGGCGGAtaatgctccatacagagtagctgcaaacgCAGACGCTGGCAAtccacctccacatatagacacGTCGTTACAACAACGACAGTAAAGGATGATCTTACACTCCTGCAAATTCTTACTGGACAAGTGCGCGAACAAACCTTAAGTCATTTTGTAAATCAAATCATCTcatttaaatcaagagatggcGCTTTGCACCCCATACTATTTGTTGTTGTACtagtttgtttggtttttgttgtgCCTTTTCCACTTAGTAGGTGTTACTATGTAGGTAT includes:
- the LOC106084939 gene encoding oocyte zinc finger protein XlCOF8.4, translated to MSSNPDLINSCRVCRHPNQDDADYECLFEEVTTNEATSPPTAPALSNAGRLYDSLVCEITPETYDYYPRYLCNSCCLQMKLFKKLRDKALNTLKMLEGLYEEDVLPQKEEKLLSDDEEVYNEEQITIEDLVEEENVSVDASLKEVSYISTQTEICIKGESENVLSEGVFLIPVSIQKTTINETDPIQLNPTNEDMKTEEDEAISEAAELAHCAGLDKSDYVLEIYKVLDDGATQTTISQSEADTNDLENYVMEDNLGSQIDESEEQCLDRSTLATSEGEDLREISKIRSKIGIPFHEKNKMYSCTECSELFSCSRQFKHHKTYVHVQTYACKVCSTILKSSRGLATHMKLHDKNPAYSCEMCQKTFSQKAHFEYHMNRHNNIRQFQCDQCEKAFLTKSDLRSHQRRHNTNYRPHVCHTCGKSYISAEHLRTHALKHTNISFRCDHCPQQFANPKTLRQHVSSIHAAEPRFKCEICMKPFRRKHHLQYHMRLHPGYNSNYERFDIDNPDEMSSNVDDEDDIIKDPGFVALDGDTILM